The Anabas testudineus chromosome 15, fAnaTes1.2, whole genome shotgun sequence DNA segment GGACAACAAAGCTGTTAAAGCGATATTATTTGACTTGGACAACACGCTTATCGAAACCAGTCGGGCAGGTGCAGTCGCCATAGAAAAGGTGGTAAAGTCTGGATGTTGCTCGGGTAGAGCTAACTTCATGTTGGTGACCTCAACATAATGTGGTGCTCAATGTCTTAACCGGACAATAATGTCAGTTAACGTTAGTGTATTTAATTCAGGCTGCTCTGCAACGTTAAGTAATAATTAGGATATTTATTGATTCCTTTAATGTTTATATTACTAGCAGGAGTTAAATAGAAAATGCTAAAGCTCTTATGTTTGAGCAGAGGTGGAGTCACCCATGACTAATGGaagcacctgtgtgtgtgtgtgtgtgtgtgtgtgtgtgtgtgtgtgtgtgtgtgtgtgtgtgtgtgtgtgtgtgtgtgtgtgtgtgtgtgtgtgtgtttgtgtgttcattcCCTCACTCATGTTGTCTCAGCCTTAGCGGTGTTCTGCTGGTCATGGAGTTTTATATTTGATCATGTCCAAGCATAAAAGCCATAAAAGGTGACTAAACTATTATTGCAGACTCTGGTTTAAGGTTTAAAGGTCATCTGCTGTTAAATCTTACAGACGAGTGAACTCTTGAAGACCACACTGGGCCTTGATGACAACACCATTCGTACCATTTGTGACAAGTTCAAGCAGAAGCTCCTCTGTGAAACATTTGACCCTGCAGCTGGCAGATCTATAGATGATGTACGTGTGGATCACTGGGAGGAGAGCCTTCAGGAGACAGTGGGCAGTACCTCAACACCCTCACTGGCATCTCAGTGCTATTACCTTTGGAAACACAGTCGTCTGGAGGTGCTCAGTTTGTCCCCTGAAATACGCAGCCTCCTGAGACAACTGCGTAGCACATACAAGCTGTTGCTGCTGACCAACGGAGAAACTCAGACGCAAAGACAGAAAGTGGAAGCAGTCAGATGTGAGGAGTTCTTCGATGCCATCGTGATTGGGGGGGAACACGCAGAGCAGAAACCATACCTCTCCATCTTCACACTGTGTTTCAACATGCTGGAGGTGGAGGCAGGGGACTGTGTTATGGTGGGAGACTCTCTGGACACAGACATTCAGGGGGGCTTCAATGCTGGAGTACGGGCCACAGTTTGGATCAGCAGTTCAGGAGGTGCTGTGCCAGATGGTTCAGTGCAACCAGACTACACTATCCCTACAGTTCTGGACCTGCCACATGTCCTGACACAACTGAAATagggaaaacaggaaacagaaactgtgttaaactgtcACTGCCAGTGGGACCACGATCTAAATTGGAACAAAAAAACTAAGAGCTTTTTGTTTAATGCCTACTGTTAGGGTTATataactaatttaaaaaataatttaagcgTGAGTGCTCAGGTATCAACCATTCATTCTTATACAGTTGTGAAAAGTGCTATTTCTATTTTCTCCACAGGGATACACTGTAATCTTCTAGAAAAATTTTCAGATTAAGGTTTTACTTAAAATGGTTAAAGATCACATGCAGTACTTTAGTTATAACTAGTTCCACTTTGACTACAACACTATTATACTACTGATAATATGCTTCAACAATCTAATAGTGTAATTATAATGTCAGTACACAGGGACTCTcctttattattacatatattaaaaatgcagattttcttggtaaaaacacagctttaaatagaatttgcatttttatacTGATGATTCTTTTAACAGCATAAAAAGAATAACTTCAACAACAGTGTAgcacatcatttttattaatacacAGAATGTACAATAGACCTTTGGGTTATTTTTACACACCTCAACTGATGTCAACACATTAATTCCATCGCATGCTGCTACTTGGTCTTTTGACTAATAAAACCCTTTTTGACAGCAGTGATAAACAGCTCAGGTGCCTCTTTTCAGtacattttgtttctgcaggatggTTAATTGTAGCATTACCAAGACTCATTTAACGAATCataaacagttttataaaaGACGCTTTCTTCTCATTTGTACCCTGACTTATTTAAGGCATGTATCTATACAAAAGAATTCACTTGACGTCTAATTTGACTTTAATGTTCATTGCTGCAAGCTCAGCTACAAAGTAGCGGAAGACATAAGGAACAGACACTGAGTCAATAGAGTCACTTTTGCCACACAGAGTGCAGACAGTCTTTCGGTGGCGCATGGCCGACCAGTAGGGTGGTGGTTTCTCCAAAAGAGGGGAGAGCAGGCTGCCACAGTCGACACACACCTGAGCAACTGATCGGTCCGAGCAGTTGAAGAGACGATCGTGCAGCAGGAAGGAAGAGCCGTGGGCCAGGAGAGCGTCTCGTTCCATCTCCCCGAAACGAATCCCTCCCTGGATGTTCCTCCCTCCCACAGGCTGGTTGGTCACCTTGTCCCGTGCTCCTGTGGTCCTCACCTGAAACTTGTCGGAGACCATGTGACGTAGCCGCTGGTAATAGACGACTCCGATGAAGATGTCAGCCTCCAGCTCTAGACCACTCAATCCACTGTAGAGCCTCTCTGTGCCGTAGTAGTTGTAGCCACCAGCTCTAAGCATTTCACCAAAGTACTCAAGCGCAGAGTTCTCCTCAGAGAAAGTGAAGGGTGTGGCATCGTGACACAGGCCGTGTAGGGCGCCAGACTTGCCGGCCATGCTCTCAATCAGCATCCCAATGGTCATGCGAGAGGGGAAGCCGTGAGGGTTGAACAGAATGTCGGGGGTCATGCCGCTCTCTGTGAAGGGCATGTCCTCTGCCGGCCACAGGCGGCTCAGGATGCCTTTCTGACCATGGCGGCTAGCAAATTTGTCGCCAATGGTGGGGTTTCGTGGCACTCGAATAGTGATGCACACACGTTTGAAACGACCTGAGCCAGTTTCGTTGCTGCAAATCTTGATATTATCCACGACACAGGCCTCTTGGCTCCTGGAGGGAAATAAGGAAGAGACACAGTGATTTTAATTTGCTGGAAAACATATGAATTTGTTctaaatatgtacattttagGTAAGGTTATAAAGGTAATATGAGTTGAAAGTGGTTGAGAACAACGTTACTTACTTGTAGTATGTGGTGAAGGTCTGGCCAGTGTTGAGGTTGATGTAGCTGTAGAAAGGGTCTCCATATTGAAGAGTCGATCCAATGTGAGGTAGTCCATCAGCATCCAGTTTTTCATTCATCTTAGAGTCACCTGGCGTGGTCCCAAACACTACGCTGTCTTCTCCCTTTGCCTTGTCTGCCAGGTCGACAAGCTCAGTCTTGTAGATACTTCCATGGGCAAAGCCTCTCTCCCACGATGACTTGTTCACAATCTAATCAGACCAAAGTTCATCAGGATTTTGCTTGATTTAAATAGCTGAACTAATGAACTACTGTATATAGTatattaattcagtttttactgGGCTTTGCTTACCATTGCATCTTCCATGTCGTAGCCTGTGTAAGATATGACGGCAACAATGGCATTGGTGCCGCTAGGGTAGTTGTCCAGGTTGTAGTGGTCATACATGTAGGGCCTGACCAGCGGGCTCTGTGGGGTCTGGAGCCGGTACAACTTGTTATCTGAGCGATCCATGAATGAGTGCAGGGGGAAACCCATGGTCTGCTTACCTGCAAAGAcaatgattaatgattaatttatCTCTGATGGACACATTGATATGGGACTCTAATactttacaacagcttaaaactgcaataaaagGACTTTCTCAGTATTGGTTTCAGACCTACCCATCTGACACTGATACATATTCCTAGGACTTTGGTTGTGGTCTGAGTAGGGGATGAAATTAGCCACCACACTGAGCATACTGTGAGGGAAAAGTTCCTGATGGGTAGTCACCCCTGGCTCAATCTCATCCTCCAAGATGCCGACATTGATGTAAAGCTGCAGAAAGATAGAAACAAACatgatcaaaataaatgtttcagcTATGCACAGATCTGATAACTTCCATTATATTATCTTTTAAATGAGAGTTCTGACGTACTTGTTCAAAGGTGCCGATCAACTCTTGCTTTCCAAGAGCCAAGTTACACACAGGCCGCACCATACGACAGGGCGTTGTGAAGAGGAACAGGCCTGGATACAAGCTGGCTTTGCTTGTTTTGGGTACTAGAACAATCTCAGTCCAGGGAGgaatctttttttctcttagCACCTgaaaatattagattttaaaGTCAGCTgtcatactgtataaaatggATAGCATCGACAATATTTTACTATTCTACCTTGAATCTGCGCAATGAGTCAGCCACAACTGGTGCTAATTCAGTCTCCACCCAACCTACGACAGCCCCATCAAGCACCACAGGGTAGCAGTCGGAAAATGTCTGACCAGGAGAACCATCCACTGGAGTGACACCTTAGACATGAGAGACCGAAAATACTTATTATAGATTCTATTATGCAGTTTAACCCACTgatataatttaaaatttgaGACAAAAGTATTTTTGCCTCTGTTTGTCAGAACTGTTGTATAAACCGAGTGCTCACCTAGggaacagagcagagcaggcagGGCTGTGGTGGGCAAGGTCTGCGCTACAATCTCACAGCTGGCCGTCATGTGGTTCATGAGACCACAGGGCTCTCCATCAGGGGTGTGGACAGGACACAGGAAGCCCCAGGATTCGGGCAGCAGCTTACGAACAGAAGTGGTCCTCATCTTGGCGAATGCTGCCCCTCTGTGCACGCAGCGGAAATGAGACAGGTAACGGATGAAGTTGAGCTTGTCAGCTACAACACACAGGCCTGTGTTCTGCAGCATACCAAGACCtgtggacaaagaggacaatataaatatatatatatatatattttttttattgactatATAAAGATCATGTGTGCACCCTATAACGAGGGCTCATACTGAGCTCTTAGGGCCATACCTGTCTTGGAGCTCAGGTTACCAGTGGCCAGCAGATATTCGAAAGGTTTGGTCACATCAGAGCCCATGTTAAAGATCTTCATCATATTTTCAGCACTCCATGCTCCACCTAGTCTCGTGCCTCTCTTGTCAAAGGAAAGCTTTACAGACACCAACCAGGCAGCCAGTCTCTCCTGGGGAGAAATTTTTCGGCTTAAGAATATTTCTTCTTCAAAAGCTAAGTAGCAGTTTTTTCTGTTCAGCAACCGTGacagaaaatcaacaacaaaacaaacttgcCTTCAGAAACATCAGATACAGCTGACCGGGGGTGAGCACCTCCTGACACATGATGCTGTCGGGGTTCTCCTCCATGCACTCCTGCTTGGCAAATGTGAAAAGCTTCCTTGTCATCAGACAGAGCAGATAAAATTTCTCCACGTCTGACTTCAGGTGGATACAGACACACTCTCTGATGAagacagaacagagaacacagctAACTCTACCAAACGTACCATAAAATACACTTTTGTAAAGTACAAAGCATCTGTCGTAAAATCCTTACTCTAGCAGGAAGTTGGCACACTGCTCGTTTGTGTACCACTCAGGAAGGTTCATTTTAACCCTGAAGCGCTCTCCGAGGTAATTCAGCACCTGGCTGCGGGTGGTGCAGCCCTCCTCCATGACGATGCGAAGCATCTCAGAGGCACAGCTCTTGTAGAAGGAATTGTCCTCACGGCCCTTGATCAGCTCCTGGTAGATCTGGTAGTCTGTAAAGTCCACCAAGGCCTGAAGGATACAATTAAGAAAGTGAGCTGTATGTTAATGATGATACCACACTGTAAGAGtttgtacttttaaaaaaaaatgtaatttatatttttaacacCTCTCTTTCCAAATGCTGCAGACTTGATTATTTCTGAAATGCATTAAACCTGTTGCTACCTTGAGTGCAAAGCCTagtgggaggaagaagagctCTTTCTGGTAGATGAAGTTCAACATCACAGTCCCGTTTTCCAGATAGTGCAAGTTCATGTTGATGGCTGTGTGCTCCTCCTTCACGCAGCGCATGGAAATACCTGTGAGCAGAAAAAGTAATggcagttatttaaaaaaaaaatcttcagcttgggctatttttgtttttacactttatatgAAAGATTATATATACCATATTGTGTGTATCCCTGGCCCCTGCTCTTCCACTTAGGTCTGGACATTGCAATGGGATAGTTCCTCCTCGGCATGATCAGCATTCGGATTACCTTCTCAATTCCATTCACAATGAAATATCCTCCCATCTCCTATTATTATCAAAGAGATAAATATGAATACATGTAATAAACTTAAGTTAACTTTGCAACTGTTACAATGATGTGGCTTACCTCTGCTTCTTCATGGTGTTCTACAAGCTCTTTCGGGGACATGCCATGGAGATTACACAGCTTAGACTTCACCATGATTGGCACCTGCCCCAGGGACTGTTTGATTATACCTTTAGGAACCCCATTGACGGACCAACTGACATCTGCCTGCAGTAACACAAAATATGACGGATTAATCAACTGTATAAGTAACTCTGCTTTTTAGGGCTTTTGTTGACTACTGCTTTAATTTACCACTGCACATAGCTGACAGTTTGTATTCCACAGTAAAGGTCCAATggaaaatacagacaaaaaggTATTTGTGACCCATAAATCTCAGTCTTACCACTAGCTTCCCTTTGTATGAGCATCTTCTTCCTCGGCACTCTGCTGGAAACACCCTCATTTCCCTGCACACGCTGCCTTTGGCGACCACTGGATTGTAAATGGTGGCTTCGACAAACGAAAGGCTGATCCTGTCATTTTTGACGGTGAACTCCAGAGGAGGAATGGCCTGAGgaaaaacatgacataaaaCTGCGACActtaaaagaacagaaacattgTAGGAGGGGGAATGACGGCACAGTGAACATGAGATCGATGaggtaaacttttttttaaagttttgagCTATGAGTATATTATAAGTCAATTCATCTGAACAAATGTTAgcaaaaatatctaaatatcttcatttattatttgcttACATATCTGCCTTATAACTGCGTTTAGATAAAGTTGCACCGACCTGCAGAGCGCGGCTCAGTCCCTCAGTAACAGCCTGGTCAAACGACTCGATGTGAGCTTTTGTTAAATCCTGAACAGCAGCATGCTGAGTCTCCTTCAGGACGCCAAAACCTCCCTCTGTCAGGTTTTGTAAACTCGGACCTTTAGGTAAATTGCTCCACGTTGCTGAGAAATCCATGCCTGCACCCTCACGGATACATATGGTTGTTTACCACATGTGCATAGTGACACAGGAAGTACATCGCACGGGCACAGGAAgtactcttcttcttcttcgcaTTAATAGGCGTATTTGACTTTAATGGACCATTACTGCCATCTGGTTGGTTCCCtcttatttttacttgtttactCCAGTTATCCTCAAAGCAAATGTAACCTCAGTGAACCAGTCTGGAGCAGAGTTGTTCCATATGGGCCTCATCATTAATGTTTCTtcaagagaagagaaaaaacaaaacccttatttctaatgtttttgggttttttgcaataaaacaacaaatgttggCAGATGCACGCAAGTAAAATCAAACTTTctaaaaggaaaatatatttattgggAATTCATGTCACGGtgagctgtaaacacacatttattcataGGTGAAAAatacaatgtttgttttgtgtcttcatCGCTGCATTTATGCACACAGTCAACTTCAGGATGTTAGACATAACAATAAACCATGACAGAAACAATGAGCCAAATGTGCATATTGAAAAATGTCCATACTATATCCTCTGATCGATATAACTAGAGGAGAAAAGAACCAGTGACTGAGTGAATAATACTCGTTGCTGCTGTGCTCCAGGTGGAGGCGCTGTAGgagcaacaagcagcaagaaagaagcaggtggagcagcagaAATCCGAGTGTGGGATGATGTGGAAACGGTCCAtttgagcgtgtgtgtgtggtgcagctgtttgtttgtcagtagagagagggaaaaagactGGGTCCCGCTGTTTTACTCAGGCTGCACTACAGCGTCTATTCACAGGCGCGATCCCACTACTGAGCGGCACGGGGGCTTTGACCTGCTCCGTGTCCGACCTGGGCCGGTGCACCCCTCCTTAGACGACCTGGTGGTCCCGGGCTCCCCCAGGAGCACCATATCGATACCGAGCTTAGTGCGGACACCCGATCGACACAGTCCGCTGCAGCTCAGAGCTCCTGAGCTCAAACGCTCCTCCAGCCTCAGCCTCCCGGTAGCTTGGATTACAGGCGCGCGCCACCGCACCCGGCGAGAAAGTCCTTCATTCACAGAGGGTTGGTGTTTACACACGTGACGTCATCAGGCAGCACGCCAGTGACGACAACAGCTGGAGCTGCGGGGTTGAagggtggagcagcagctgtgggAACAACTTCCACACATCAGTCACAgttcagtctttttcttttcagcagctTCCAGAGAAATATTTCAAGACAGATGTTGAACAACTGGGTTGAGTTGCTGAACAGTTGCACAAACGTTTGTCAAGCTGCAATGTTGCTCAGTCATTGAAGTCAGCAACATGGAAACTACACGTACAAAGTAAAGAGCAGCTTTGAATACAACACTTGActgatgctgcagaaaacaactcAAGATCATTCAAGGTC contains these protein-coding regions:
- the nanp gene encoding N-acylneuraminate-9-phosphatase, whose translation is MDNKAVKAILFDLDNTLIETSRAGAVAIEKTSELLKTTLGLDDNTIRTICDKFKQKLLCETFDPAAGRSIDDVRVDHWEESLQETVGSTSTPSLASQCYYLWKHSRLEVLSLSPEIRSLLRQLRSTYKLLLLTNGETQTQRQKVEAVRCEEFFDAIVIGGEHAEQKPYLSIFTLCFNMLEVEAGDCVMVGDSLDTDIQGGFNAGVRATVWISSSGGAVPDGSVQPDYTIPTVLDLPHVLTQLK
- the polr1b gene encoding DNA-directed RNA polymerase I subunit RPA2 is translated as MDFSATWSNLPKGPSLQNLTEGGFGVLKETQHAAVQDLTKAHIESFDQAVTEGLSRALQAIPPLEFTVKNDRISLSFVEATIYNPVVAKGSVCREMRVFPAECRGRRCSYKGKLVADVSWSVNGVPKGIIKQSLGQVPIMVKSKLCNLHGMSPKELVEHHEEAEEMGGYFIVNGIEKVIRMLIMPRRNYPIAMSRPKWKSRGQGYTQYGISMRCVKEEHTAINMNLHYLENGTVMLNFIYQKELFFLPLGFALKALVDFTDYQIYQELIKGREDNSFYKSCASEMLRIVMEEGCTTRSQVLNYLGERFRVKMNLPEWYTNEQCANFLLEECVCIHLKSDVEKFYLLCLMTRKLFTFAKQECMEENPDSIMCQEVLTPGQLYLMFLKERLAAWLVSVKLSFDKRGTRLGGAWSAENMMKIFNMGSDVTKPFEYLLATGNLSSKTGLGMLQNTGLCVVADKLNFIRYLSHFRCVHRGAAFAKMRTTSVRKLLPESWGFLCPVHTPDGEPCGLMNHMTASCEIVAQTLPTTALPALLCSLGVTPVDGSPGQTFSDCYPVVLDGAVVGWVETELAPVVADSLRRFKVLREKKIPPWTEIVLVPKTSKASLYPGLFLFTTPCRMVRPVCNLALGKQELIGTFEQLYINVGILEDEIEPGVTTHQELFPHSMLSVVANFIPYSDHNQSPRNMYQCQMGKQTMGFPLHSFMDRSDNKLYRLQTPQSPLVRPYMYDHYNLDNYPSGTNAIVAVISYTGYDMEDAMIVNKSSWERGFAHGSIYKTELVDLADKAKGEDSVVFGTTPGDSKMNEKLDADGLPHIGSTLQYGDPFYSYINLNTGQTFTTYYKSQEACVVDNIKICSNETGSGRFKRVCITIRVPRNPTIGDKFASRHGQKGILSRLWPAEDMPFTESGMTPDILFNPHGFPSRMTIGMLIESMAGKSGALHGLCHDATPFTFSEENSALEYFGEMLRAGGYNYYGTERLYSGLSGLELEADIFIGVVYYQRLRHMVSDKFQVRTTGARDKVTNQPVGGRNIQGGIRFGEMERDALLAHGSSFLLHDRLFNCSDRSVAQVCVDCGSLLSPLLEKPPPYWSAMRHRKTVCTLCGKSDSIDSVSVPYVFRYFVAELAAMNIKVKLDVK